A portion of the Streptomyces platensis genome contains these proteins:
- a CDS encoding TetR/AcrR family transcriptional regulator: protein MGHREDLLEGAKRCLLEKGYAGTTARDIVAASGANLASIGYHYGSKDALMRQAIIASSEEWGTGVAQVPAGGEAVPADAEPLERFAAVWDLFLQRIATEREFIAAQVEVLGLLPRDAALREAIGEVLPEGGEGLVAIFEGVPDTEVDAEAARVVGPFYQALLTGLMVQSLLTPDRMPTGRDLAAALRRVTAGEVLGKAE, encoded by the coding sequence ATGGGACACCGTGAAGATCTTCTGGAGGGCGCCAAGCGCTGTCTCCTGGAGAAGGGATATGCGGGCACCACCGCCCGCGACATCGTGGCCGCGTCCGGCGCCAACCTCGCCTCCATCGGATACCACTACGGCTCCAAGGACGCCCTGATGCGCCAGGCGATCATCGCGTCCAGTGAGGAGTGGGGGACCGGGGTCGCCCAGGTGCCGGCCGGCGGCGAGGCGGTGCCGGCCGACGCCGAGCCGCTGGAGCGGTTCGCCGCGGTGTGGGACCTGTTCCTGCAACGGATCGCCACGGAGCGGGAGTTCATCGCCGCGCAGGTCGAGGTGCTGGGGCTGCTGCCGCGTGACGCGGCCCTGCGCGAGGCGATCGGTGAGGTGCTCCCGGAGGGCGGCGAGGGGCTCGTCGCGATCTTCGAAGGGGTGCCGGACACCGAGGTCGACGCGGAGGCCGCCCGCGTCGTCGGCCCCTTCTACCAGGCCCTGCTCACCGGCCTGATGGTCCAGTCGCTGCTCACGCCCGACCGGATGCCCACGGGCCGGGACCTGGCGGCCGCGCTGCGCCGGGTCACCGCGGGCGAGGTGCTGGGGAAGGCGGAGTGA
- the serA gene encoding phosphoglycerate dehydrogenase yields the protein MSSKPVVLIAEELSPATVDALGPDFDIRHCNGADRAELLPAIADVDAVLVRSATKIDAEAIAAAKKLRVVARAGVGLDNVDVSAATKAGVMVVNAPTSNIVTAAELACGLLVATARNIPQANTALKNGEWKRSKYTGVELSEKTLGVVGLGRIGVLVAQRMSAFGMKVVAYDPYVQPARAAQMGVKLLTLDELLQVSDFITVHLPKTPETVGLIGDEALHKVKPSVRIVNAARGGIVDEAALATALKEGRVAGAGLDVYAVEPCTDSPLFEFDQVVATPHLGASTGEAQEKAGIAVARSVRLALAGELVPDAVNVQGGVIAEDVKPGLPLAERLGRIFTALAGEVAMRLDVEVYGEITQHDVKVLELSALKGVFEDVVDETVSYVNAPLFAQERGVEVRLTTSSESPEHRNVVTVRGTLAGGDEVSISGTLAGHKNIQKIVAVGEHSIDLSLADHMAFLRYSDRPGVVGTVGRILGEAGINIGNMQVSRADVGGEALVALTVDDTIPPNVLSEIADEIGATSVRAVNLGD from the coding sequence GTGAGCTCGAAACCTGTCGTACTGATCGCCGAAGAGCTGTCGCCCGCCACCGTCGACGCCCTCGGCCCGGACTTCGACATCCGGCACTGCAACGGCGCGGACCGCGCCGAGCTGCTCCCCGCCATCGCCGACGTCGACGCCGTCCTCGTGCGCAGCGCGACGAAGATCGACGCCGAGGCCATCGCCGCCGCCAAGAAGCTGCGGGTCGTCGCCCGCGCGGGCGTCGGTCTGGACAACGTCGATGTCTCCGCCGCCACCAAGGCCGGCGTGATGGTCGTCAACGCCCCGACCTCCAACATCGTCACCGCCGCCGAGCTGGCCTGCGGTCTGCTGGTCGCCACGGCCCGCAACATCCCCCAGGCGAACACCGCCCTGAAGAACGGCGAGTGGAAGCGCAGCAAGTACACCGGCGTCGAGCTCAGCGAGAAGACCCTCGGTGTGGTCGGCCTCGGCCGGATCGGCGTCCTGGTCGCCCAGCGGATGTCGGCGTTCGGCATGAAGGTCGTCGCCTACGACCCCTACGTCCAGCCGGCCCGTGCCGCGCAGATGGGCGTCAAGCTGCTGACCCTGGACGAGCTGCTCCAGGTCTCGGACTTCATCACCGTGCACCTCCCCAAGACGCCGGAGACCGTGGGTCTCATCGGGGACGAGGCGCTGCACAAGGTCAAGCCGTCGGTCCGGATCGTCAATGCCGCGCGTGGCGGCATCGTCGACGAGGCGGCGCTGGCCACCGCGCTGAAGGAGGGCCGGGTGGCCGGCGCGGGCCTGGACGTCTACGCCGTCGAGCCCTGCACGGACTCCCCGCTCTTCGAGTTCGACCAGGTCGTCGCCACCCCGCACCTCGGTGCGTCGACGGGTGAGGCGCAGGAGAAGGCCGGTATCGCGGTCGCCAGGTCGGTGCGGCTGGCGCTGGCCGGCGAGCTGGTGCCGGACGCGGTCAACGTCCAGGGCGGCGTGATCGCCGAGGACGTCAAGCCCGGGCTGCCGCTGGCCGAGCGCCTCGGCCGGATCTTCACCGCGCTGGCCGGCGAGGTCGCCATGCGCCTCGATGTCGAGGTGTACGGCGAGATCACCCAGCATGACGTCAAGGTGCTCGAACTCTCCGCGCTCAAGGGCGTGTTCGAGGACGTCGTGGACGAGACGGTGTCCTACGTCAACGCCCCGCTGTTCGCACAGGAGCGCGGTGTGGAGGTGCGGCTGACGACCAGCAGCGAGTCGCCCGAGCACCGCAATGTGGTGACCGTGCGCGGCACCCTCGCGGGCGGCGACGAGGTGTCGATCTCCGGCACGCTGGCCGGCCACAAGAACATCCAGAAGATCGTCGCGGTCGGTGAGCACTCCATCGACCTGTCGCTCGCCGATCACATGGCGTTCCTGCGCTACAGCGACCGCCCCGGTGTCGTCGGCACCGTCGGCCGGATCCTGGGCGAGGCGGGCATCAACATCGGCAATATGCAGGTCTCGCGGGCGGATGTCGGTGGTGAGGCGCTGGTCGCGCTGACCGTCGACGACACCATTCCGCCGAACGTGCTCAGCGAGATCGCCGACGAGATCGGCGCGACCTCGGTGCGCGCGGTGAACCTCGGCGACTGA
- a CDS encoding acetolactate synthase large subunit → MTEQASGAHHPQPRARTAGGPQQPAAVEHVTGAQSLIRSLEEVGADTVFGIPGGAILPAYDPMMDSSKVRHVLVRHEQGAGHAATGYAQATGKVGVCMATSGPGATNLVTPIADAHMDSVPLVAITGQVASKAIGTDAFQEADICGITMPITKHNFLVTDPTEIPRTIAEAFHIAATGRPGPVLVDIAKDALQAQTTFTWPPQTDLPGYRPVTKPHAKQIREAARLIVESKRPVLYVGGGVMKAGATAELKVLAELTGAPVTTTLMALGSFPDSHPQHVGMPGMHGAVTAVTALQKSDLLITLGARFDDRVTGKLDSFAPYAKVVHADIDPAEIGKNRAADVPIVGDAREVIADLIVAVQAEHDAGHKGDYTAWWKDLNRWRETYPLGYDLPEDGTLSPQQVIERIGKLAPADTIYAAGVGQHQMWAAHFIGYEQPSTWLNSGGAGTMGYAVPAAMGAKAGQPDRTVWAIDGDGCFQMTNQELVTCALNNIPIKVAIINNGALGMVRQWQTLFYNQRYSNTVLHSGPESNGLVTAGKASGGTRVPDFVKLSEAMGCVAMRCEDPAELDAVIAKANAINDRPVVIDFIVHEDAQVWPMVAAGTSNDEVMAARGVRPDFGDNADD, encoded by the coding sequence ATGACCGAGCAGGCCTCCGGGGCCCACCATCCGCAGCCGCGGGCCCGTACCGCCGGCGGACCGCAGCAGCCCGCCGCCGTCGAGCACGTCACGGGTGCGCAGTCCCTCATCCGTTCGCTCGAGGAGGTCGGGGCCGACACCGTGTTCGGCATTCCCGGCGGTGCGATCCTTCCGGCGTACGACCCGATGATGGATTCCTCGAAGGTCCGGCACGTCCTGGTGCGCCACGAGCAGGGCGCCGGTCACGCCGCCACGGGATACGCGCAGGCCACCGGCAAGGTCGGCGTCTGCATGGCCACCTCGGGCCCGGGTGCCACCAACCTCGTCACGCCCATCGCCGACGCCCACATGGACTCCGTCCCGCTGGTCGCGATCACCGGTCAGGTCGCGTCCAAGGCGATCGGCACGGACGCCTTCCAGGAGGCGGACATCTGCGGCATCACGATGCCGATCACCAAGCACAACTTCCTGGTCACCGACCCCACCGAGATCCCCCGGACGATCGCCGAGGCGTTCCACATCGCCGCCACCGGCCGTCCCGGCCCGGTCCTGGTCGACATCGCCAAGGACGCCCTCCAGGCGCAGACCACCTTCACCTGGCCGCCGCAGACCGACCTGCCCGGCTACCGCCCGGTGACCAAGCCGCACGCCAAGCAGATCCGCGAGGCCGCCCGGCTGATCGTCGAGTCCAAGCGCCCGGTGCTCTACGTCGGCGGCGGCGTGATGAAGGCCGGCGCCACCGCCGAGCTCAAGGTGCTCGCCGAGCTGACCGGCGCCCCCGTCACCACCACGCTGATGGCGCTGGGTTCCTTCCCCGACAGCCACCCGCAGCATGTCGGCATGCCCGGGATGCACGGCGCGGTCACCGCCGTCACCGCGCTCCAGAAGTCGGACCTGCTGATCACCCTCGGCGCCCGTTTCGACGACCGGGTCACCGGCAAGCTGGACTCCTTCGCGCCGTACGCCAAGGTCGTGCACGCGGACATCGATCCGGCGGAGATCGGCAAGAACCGTGCCGCGGACGTCCCGATCGTCGGTGACGCCCGCGAGGTCATCGCCGACCTGATCGTCGCCGTCCAGGCCGAGCACGACGCCGGCCACAAGGGTGACTACACCGCCTGGTGGAAGGACCTCAACCGCTGGCGGGAGACCTACCCGCTCGGCTACGACCTGCCGGAGGACGGCACCCTCTCCCCGCAGCAGGTCATCGAGCGGATCGGCAAGCTCGCCCCCGCCGACACCATCTACGCCGCGGGCGTCGGCCAGCACCAGATGTGGGCCGCCCACTTCATCGGCTACGAGCAGCCCTCCACCTGGCTGAACTCCGGCGGCGCCGGGACGATGGGCTACGCCGTCCCCGCCGCGATGGGCGCCAAGGCCGGGCAGCCGGACCGTACGGTCTGGGCGATCGACGGCGACGGCTGCTTCCAGATGACCAACCAGGAGCTGGTCACCTGCGCGCTGAACAACATCCCGATCAAGGTCGCGATCATCAACAACGGCGCGCTGGGCATGGTCCGCCAGTGGCAGACCCTCTTTTACAACCAGCGCTACTCCAACACCGTGCTGCACAGCGGCCCCGAGTCCAACGGCCTGGTGACGGCGGGCAAGGCCAGTGGCGGCACCCGCGTTCCGGACTTCGTGAAGCTGTCCGAGGCGATGGGCTGTGTCGCGATGCGCTGTGAGGACCCGGCGGAGCTGGACGCGGTGATCGCCAAGGCCAACGCCATCAACGACCGCCCGGTCGTGATCGACTTCATCGTCCACGAGGACGCCCAGGTGTGGCCGATGGTCGCCGCCGGCACCTCCAACGACGAGGTCATGGCCGCCCGGGGCGTGCGTCCCGACTTCGGCGACAACGCAGACGACTGA
- a CDS encoding PucR family transcriptional regulator, producing MRGDYQQLVDEISAALGAPATLEDRDFGLIAFGAHEGDDDEVMDPVRTRSILQRRSSAAVRAWFEAFGIARAKTALRIPPDPAAGVFRGRICLPVRHRGIVHGYVWLLDDGHLTDLELGTRGAPPDPRIAQAMETAARIGALLADEARAGAELGDLLRELLLAAPDGQPAAAAALRDALRDSLRFTPGAPLTLVAVLPWDTSDTGAAPLPSLPGLLAACALPAGGGPADGPAVGADEAEPAAGAGRGGRTGSAARPQPAAPVPALAALVRLRASGAPGPAHTVAEHLLRSPRAGAAPAEGKAPRGSSGHPAPPRPGAAGIGAGTRELTDLPATWREALDAARAAHAEPRLGPITQWDAIGPYRMLTALPATAPDPAIGPLLAPAHAELARTAEVFLDCAGQASRTAQALGIHRQTLYYRLGRVEKLTGLDLDDGEHRLLLHMALKAARL from the coding sequence ATGCGGGGCGACTACCAGCAGCTCGTGGACGAGATCTCGGCGGCGCTCGGCGCACCGGCGACGCTGGAGGACCGGGATTTCGGACTGATTGCGTTCGGCGCGCACGAGGGCGACGACGACGAGGTGATGGACCCGGTCCGTACCCGCTCGATCCTTCAGCGCCGCTCCTCTGCGGCGGTCCGGGCCTGGTTCGAGGCGTTCGGGATCGCCCGCGCCAAGACCGCGCTGCGCATCCCGCCGGACCCGGCCGCGGGGGTCTTCCGGGGCCGTATCTGTCTGCCCGTACGCCACCGGGGCATCGTGCACGGCTACGTCTGGCTGCTGGACGACGGCCATCTGACCGATCTTGAACTGGGCACCCGGGGCGCACCGCCCGACCCGCGGATCGCGCAGGCCATGGAGACCGCCGCCCGGATCGGCGCACTGCTGGCCGACGAGGCCCGCGCCGGGGCCGAACTCGGCGATCTGCTGCGGGAGTTGCTGCTCGCGGCGCCCGACGGGCAGCCGGCCGCGGCGGCCGCGCTGCGCGATGCGCTGCGGGACAGCCTGCGCTTCACCCCGGGCGCCCCGCTCACCCTGGTCGCGGTGCTGCCCTGGGACACCTCGGACACCGGCGCGGCGCCGCTGCCGAGCCTGCCGGGTCTGCTCGCGGCCTGTGCGCTGCCGGCGGGCGGCGGCCCGGCGGACGGCCCGGCCGTGGGGGCGGACGAGGCGGAGCCCGCCGCGGGCGCGGGTCGCGGCGGACGCACCGGGTCCGCCGCCCGGCCGCAGCCCGCGGCGCCGGTGCCCGCCCTGGCCGCTCTCGTACGGCTGCGTGCGTCCGGGGCGCCCGGCCCGGCCCATACGGTGGCCGAGCATCTGCTGCGCTCCCCCCGGGCGGGCGCCGCACCGGCCGAGGGGAAGGCGCCACGCGGCAGCTCCGGGCACCCCGCGCCGCCCCGGCCGGGCGCCGCCGGAATCGGTGCCGGTACACGGGAGTTGACCGACCTTCCGGCCACCTGGCGGGAAGCGCTGGACGCGGCCCGCGCGGCGCACGCCGAGCCCCGGCTGGGCCCGATCACCCAGTGGGACGCCATCGGCCCGTACCGCATGCTGACCGCCCTGCCGGCCACCGCGCCCGACCCGGCCATCGGCCCGCTGCTCGCCCCCGCGCACGCCGAACTCGCGCGCACCGCCGAGGTGTTCCTCGACTGCGCCGGCCAGGCGAGCCGCACCGCCCAGGCCCTGGGTATCCACCGGCAGACGCTCTACTACCGCCTGGGCCGGGTGGAGAAGCTGACCGGCCTCGATCTGGACGACGGCGAGCACCGGCTGCTGCTGCACATGGCGCTCAAGGCGGCGCGACTGTGA
- a CDS encoding PRC-barrel domain-containing protein, producing MNAPLGDAPQSLTGLHVVDADGAKVGKVQQVYRDDATNEPEWITVRTGLFGMKETFIPLAGARRTGDELHVPHAKETIKHAPRIDADGHLDPSEEAELYRHYGMARPGTPDPGDAGPGIGEPGGPAARTGPRAAGEAAPPTAVPGERDRLVGGPMAGAGAGTRAGETGDAGRGKEREQREIGTEEGEGGRSDLRGREGRPGDGTGGGREGPDRPR from the coding sequence ATGAATGCACCCCTGGGTGATGCCCCGCAGAGTCTGACCGGGTTGCACGTGGTCGACGCGGACGGCGCGAAGGTGGGCAAGGTCCAGCAGGTCTACCGGGACGATGCCACCAACGAGCCGGAGTGGATCACGGTGCGGACCGGGCTGTTCGGCATGAAGGAGACCTTCATCCCGCTCGCCGGGGCCCGGCGGACCGGCGACGAACTGCATGTTCCGCACGCCAAGGAGACCATCAAGCACGCGCCGCGGATCGACGCCGACGGCCATCTCGACCCCTCCGAGGAGGCCGAGCTGTACCGCCATTACGGGATGGCCCGGCCGGGCACCCCCGATCCGGGCGATGCTGGTCCGGGCATCGGCGAGCCGGGTGGTCCCGCGGCGCGGACCGGTCCCCGGGCGGCGGGGGAGGCCGCACCTCCCACCGCCGTGCCCGGCGAGCGCGACCGGCTGGTCGGCGGGCCGATGGCGGGCGCCGGTGCCGGTACGCGGGCGGGCGAGACCGGCGACGCCGGGCGCGGCAAGGAGCGGGAGCAGCGGGAGATCGGCACCGAGGAGGGCGAGGGCGGCCGGTCCGACCTGCGCGGGCGGGAAGGGCGGCCGGGCGACGGTACGGGGGGTGGCCGCGAGGGGCCGGACCGGCCGCGGTGA
- the ilvC gene encoding ketol-acid reductoisomerase — protein sequence MAELFYDDDADLSIIQNRKVAVIGYGSQGHAHALSLRDSGVDVRVGLHEGSKSKAKAEEQGLRVVTPAEAAAEADVIMILVPDPIQAKVYEESIKDHLKDGDALFFGHGLNIRYGFIKPPANVDVALVAPKGPGHLVRRQYEEGRGVPCIAGVEQDASGKAFELALSYAKGIGGTRAGVIKTTFTEETETDLFGEQAVLCGGASALVKAGFETLVEAGYQPEIAYFECLHELKLIVDLMYEGGLEKMRWSVSETAEWGDYITGPRIINENTKAEMKKVLAEIQDGTFANNWMAEYNAGLPKYNEYKKADEDHLLETTGKKLRKLMSWVDDEA from the coding sequence GTGGCCGAGCTGTTCTACGACGACGATGCCGACCTGTCCATCATCCAGAACCGCAAGGTCGCGGTCATCGGCTACGGAAGCCAGGGCCACGCCCACGCGCTGTCGCTGCGTGACTCGGGCGTCGATGTGCGGGTCGGTCTGCACGAGGGCTCCAAGTCCAAGGCCAAGGCCGAGGAGCAGGGTCTGCGCGTGGTGACTCCGGCCGAGGCGGCCGCCGAGGCCGACGTCATCATGATCCTGGTGCCGGACCCGATCCAGGCCAAGGTCTACGAGGAGTCCATCAAGGACCACCTGAAGGACGGCGACGCGCTGTTCTTCGGCCACGGTCTCAACATCCGCTACGGCTTCATCAAGCCGCCGGCCAACGTGGACGTCGCCCTGGTGGCCCCAAAGGGCCCGGGCCACCTGGTCCGCCGCCAGTACGAGGAAGGCCGCGGCGTGCCCTGCATCGCGGGCGTCGAGCAGGACGCCTCGGGCAAGGCCTTCGAGCTGGCGCTCTCCTACGCCAAGGGCATCGGCGGCACCCGCGCCGGCGTCATCAAGACCACCTTCACCGAGGAGACCGAGACCGACCTGTTCGGTGAGCAGGCCGTGCTCTGCGGTGGCGCCTCGGCGCTGGTCAAGGCCGGCTTCGAGACCCTGGTCGAGGCGGGCTACCAGCCCGAGATCGCGTACTTCGAGTGCCTCCACGAGCTGAAGCTGATCGTGGACCTCATGTACGAGGGCGGCCTGGAGAAGATGCGCTGGTCGGTCTCCGAGACCGCCGAGTGGGGCGACTACATCACCGGCCCGCGGATCATCAACGAGAACACCAAGGCCGAGATGAAGAAGGTGCTCGCCGAGATCCAGGACGGCACCTTCGCCAACAACTGGATGGCCGAGTACAACGCCGGTCTGCCGAAGTACAACGAGTACAAGAAGGCCGACGAGGATCACCTGCTGGAGACCACGGGCAAGAAGCTCCGCAAGCTCATGAGCTGGGTGGACGACGAGGCGTAA
- a CDS encoding RDD family protein has protein sequence MTENPHDAAEPKRAERSNKAERWKKAEQPPPGPRPAPRWAQRGPASARAYAPASAPTVCPVCRGPVEGELTCQFCGQVMVLPTGIHLSTVGLRLGGFLLENLLMLCTLYIGWLIWAFLVFPRGQTPAKQLLHMRVIYIPEARAARWWRMFFREFIAKGIIGLLAAVTLLIPYFWLLWDRNRQELWDKMATTLVVTDPADRLRPSPQPPAELPGGWS, from the coding sequence ATGACCGAAAATCCCCACGATGCGGCGGAGCCGAAAAGGGCGGAGCGGTCGAACAAGGCGGAGCGGTGGAAGAAGGCGGAGCAGCCGCCGCCCGGTCCGCGGCCCGCACCGCGCTGGGCACAACGGGGACCGGCTTCCGCACGTGCCTACGCCCCCGCCTCGGCGCCCACCGTGTGCCCGGTCTGCCGGGGCCCGGTGGAGGGTGAGCTCACCTGCCAGTTCTGCGGGCAGGTCATGGTGCTGCCGACCGGAATCCATCTGTCCACCGTGGGGCTCCGCCTCGGCGGCTTCCTGCTGGAGAACCTGCTGATGCTCTGCACGCTGTACATCGGCTGGCTCATCTGGGCCTTTCTCGTCTTCCCGCGGGGGCAGACCCCGGCCAAGCAATTGCTGCACATGCGGGTCATCTACATTCCGGAGGCCCGCGCGGCCCGCTGGTGGCGAATGTTCTTCCGTGAATTCATCGCCAAGGGGATCATCGGCCTGCTCGCCGCCGTCACCCTGCTGATCCCGTACTTCTGGCTGCTGTGGGACCGCAACCGGCAGGAGCTGTGGGACAAGATGGCCACCACGCTCGTCGTCACCGACCCCGCTGACCGGCTCCGCCCGTCCCCTCAGCCGCCCGCCGAGCTCCCCGGGGGATGGAGCTGA
- a CDS encoding proline dehydrogenase family protein: protein MLGPVLLAAARSDSIRRIVAAAPVTRPVVERFVAGERLTESMAAVRTLAARGLEVTLDHLGEDITDPAEALRNRDAYLQLAAALKEHGLGVKAEMSVKLSAFGQALAGGHELALKNVTPVVEAAAEAGTTVTLDMEDHTTVDSTLAILADLRERFPQTGAVLQSYLFRTEDDCHALAGEGSRVRLVKGAYKEPATVAFQDKREVDKAYVRCLKILMAGEGYPMIGSHDPRMVAIAQELAHRNGRKPADYEFQMLYGIREAEQQRLVAEGHRMRVYIPYGTDWYGYFMRRLAERPANLGFFLRSLATRG, encoded by the coding sequence ATGCTGGGTCCCGTGCTTCTGGCCGCAGCGCGCAGTGACAGCATCCGCCGGATCGTGGCGGCCGCTCCGGTCACCCGGCCCGTGGTGGAGCGTTTCGTCGCCGGCGAGCGCCTGACCGAGTCCATGGCGGCCGTGCGGACCCTGGCCGCGCGAGGCCTGGAGGTCACCCTCGACCACCTGGGCGAGGACATCACCGACCCGGCCGAGGCGCTGCGCAATCGCGACGCCTACCTTCAGCTGGCCGCGGCCCTCAAGGAGCACGGGCTCGGCGTCAAGGCCGAGATGTCGGTCAAGCTGTCCGCTTTCGGGCAGGCGCTGGCCGGCGGCCACGAGCTGGCGCTGAAGAACGTCACCCCGGTGGTCGAGGCCGCTGCCGAGGCCGGGACGACCGTGACCCTCGACATGGAGGACCACACCACGGTCGACTCCACCCTCGCGATCCTCGCCGACCTGCGGGAGCGTTTTCCCCAGACGGGCGCGGTGCTCCAGTCCTACCTCTTCCGTACGGAGGACGACTGCCACGCGCTCGCCGGGGAAGGCTCCCGGGTGCGGCTGGTCAAGGGTGCGTACAAGGAGCCCGCGACCGTCGCCTTCCAGGACAAGCGGGAGGTCGACAAGGCCTATGTGCGGTGCCTGAAGATCCTGATGGCGGGGGAGGGCTACCCCATGATCGGGTCGCACGACCCGCGGATGGTGGCCATCGCCCAGGAGCTGGCCCACCGCAACGGCCGTAAGCCGGCCGACTACGAATTCCAGATGCTGTACGGCATCCGCGAGGCCGAGCAGCAGCGGCTGGTCGCCGAAGGACACCGTATGCGGGTGTACATCCCCTATGGCACCGACTGGTACGGCTACTTCATGCGCCGGCTGGCCGAGCGCCCCGCGAACCTCGGGTTCTTCCTGAGGTCGCTCGCCACCCGCGGCTGA
- the ilvN gene encoding acetolactate synthase small subunit, with the protein MSKHTLSVLVENTPGILARIAALFSRRGFNIDSLAVGVTEHPDISRITIVVSVESLPLEQVTKQLNKLVNVLKIVELEPGSAIQRELVLVKVRADNETRSQIVEIVQLFRAKTVDVSPEAVTIEATGSSEKLEAMLKMLEPYGIKELVQSGTIAIGRGARSITDRSLRALDRTA; encoded by the coding sequence ATGTCCAAGCACACGCTCTCCGTCCTGGTGGAGAACACCCCCGGCATCCTCGCCCGGATCGCCGCCCTGTTCTCCCGCCGCGGCTTCAACATCGACTCCCTCGCGGTCGGGGTCACCGAGCACCCCGACATCTCCCGCATCACCATCGTCGTCAGCGTCGAGTCGCTGCCGCTGGAGCAGGTCACCAAGCAGCTCAACAAGCTCGTCAACGTGCTGAAGATCGTCGAGCTGGAGCCCGGCTCCGCCATTCAGCGCGAACTGGTCCTGGTCAAGGTCCGCGCCGACAACGAGACCCGCTCGCAGATCGTCGAGATCGTCCAGCTCTTCCGCGCCAAGACCGTGGACGTCTCGCCCGAGGCCGTCACGATCGAGGCCACCGGATCCAGTGAAAAGCTGGAGGCGATGCTCAAGATGCTGGAGCCGTACGGCATCAAGGAACTGGTGCAGTCCGGAACCATCGCCATAGGCCGTGGCGCCCGGTCCATCACCGACCGCTCGCTGCGCGCACTGGACCGTACGGCCTGA